One Gimesia aquarii DNA segment encodes these proteins:
- a CDS encoding ABC transporter permease — protein sequence MKLRKFQVSLPLLSKELVEMANRRRTYIVRTIYALLFLGFVGFIYLESISGLQNNPMAILGRGREIFEAMIYLQFTAIYLFLPAITCSVITQEKERNSLGLLLITRLSPSTIILEKYLGRLITMITFLMLGLPILAFAYSLGGVSLAMFINALWLLLITMLQVAALGVMCSSFCRTTVSAFIATYILGFIMLFGLIIIYELNLFYLGDVIRSFTRSLQNTPLLSNYIRRGGEELCAIMFAPYWFDRFSRTGGIASVVGTFILSIPIIISTFMFLIFAHYFLIRRAFLPARNYLLNAFKSLDRVYNKINHNRITRGIVLVKEQIKLPEYAPIAWRETSKKSLGTFRYLFRILVTLEVPILFICIIIATGSPNPVVDGAVILLWLLWGLTVLLLAVSATSLISGERSHETLDVLLTVPISGKELMRQKIAGVKRLCLVLLIPLLTIVLFEAWWKWEYSYITSGYRNRYETQWFAYLVGSLITLSIYLPMLIWFFCWIGMKVKSQTKAILTALGLIIVWCILPFILAFPIFMLNPSFDEDSIIYGLFLSPASFVVINEIAEFHEFGTPWIPLLVNTIIYAGCLMLFRSQCLNHIDENLGRLSDQDYHIDRSAKIPVSDQPIFSSE from the coding sequence ATGAAATTGAGGAAATTCCAGGTCAGCCTTCCACTGTTGTCTAAAGAATTAGTCGAAATGGCGAATCGTCGGCGAACCTATATCGTCAGGACGATCTATGCGCTCTTATTTCTGGGATTTGTCGGTTTTATTTATCTCGAGTCAATTTCCGGTCTACAAAATAATCCCATGGCCATTCTCGGTCGAGGGCGCGAAATATTTGAAGCCATGATTTATTTGCAATTTACGGCAATCTACCTTTTTCTACCCGCGATCACTTGTAGCGTGATCACTCAGGAAAAAGAACGGAATAGTCTGGGATTGTTATTAATCACCCGGTTAAGCCCTTCCACAATCATTCTGGAAAAATATCTGGGGCGTTTAATCACGATGATTACGTTTCTCATGTTAGGGCTTCCGATTTTAGCATTTGCCTATTCACTGGGTGGCGTTTCGCTGGCCATGTTTATCAACGCACTCTGGCTCTTATTGATCACCATGCTTCAAGTGGCCGCACTCGGAGTCATGTGTTCCAGTTTTTGTCGCACAACGGTATCTGCCTTTATTGCGACTTACATTCTTGGTTTTATCATGCTGTTTGGCCTGATTATCATATACGAGCTCAATTTGTTCTATCTGGGTGACGTAATACGATCGTTCACTCGCTCACTCCAAAACACTCCATTATTATCCAATTATATTCGTCGAGGTGGTGAAGAGCTTTGTGCGATTATGTTTGCACCTTATTGGTTTGATCGTTTTTCCAGGACCGGAGGAATTGCTTCTGTAGTCGGTACATTTATATTAAGTATTCCCATCATCATCAGCACTTTTATGTTTCTGATTTTTGCACATTATTTTCTGATCCGTCGTGCTTTTCTTCCCGCGCGAAATTATTTATTGAATGCGTTCAAATCGTTGGATCGAGTGTATAATAAAATTAATCACAATCGCATCACGCGCGGAATTGTACTCGTAAAAGAACAGATAAAATTACCGGAATATGCCCCGATTGCCTGGCGTGAAACATCGAAGAAGTCGCTGGGTACATTTCGTTATCTGTTTCGAATTCTCGTCACACTTGAAGTTCCGATACTTTTCATCTGTATTATTATTGCGACTGGTAGCCCCAACCCCGTGGTTGATGGGGCAGTCATTCTATTGTGGTTGCTATGGGGCTTGACTGTCTTGCTGTTGGCGGTATCAGCAACGAGTCTGATTTCCGGGGAACGCTCACATGAGACACTGGATGTGCTCTTGACGGTACCCATTTCGGGAAAAGAGTTAATGCGTCAGAAAATTGCGGGTGTAAAACGATTGTGTCTGGTGCTGTTGATTCCTCTGTTAACGATTGTGCTCTTTGAGGCCTGGTGGAAATGGGAGTATTCCTATATTACCTCGGGATATCGAAATCGATATGAGACTCAATGGTTTGCCTATCTCGTTGGATCCTTAATCACACTGAGTATCTATTTGCCGATGCTGATTTGGTTCTTCTGCTGGATCGGAATGAAGGTGAAATCACAAACGAAAGCCATTTTGACTGCATTAGGCTTGATCATCGTCTGGTGCATATTACCATTTATTTTAGCGTTTCCTATTTTTATGCTGAATCCCTCATTTGACGAAGATTCGATCATCTATGGTCTATTTCTCAGCCCGGCTTCATTTGTGGTGATCAATGAAATCGCCGAATTTCATGAGTTTGGAACTCCCTGGATTCCACTACTTGTGAACACCATCATTTATGCTGGCTGCTTAATGCTTTTTCGATCTCAATGTCTGAATCACATCGATGAGAATTTAGGCCGCTTGAGTGACCAGGATTACCATATTGATCGTTCTGCGAAAATTCCAGTCAGTGATCAACCTATTTTTAGTTCAGAATAA
- a CDS encoding ABC transporter ATP-binding protein: MTEPIFSQPVIDIKNISHSFKGHRALQGVSFQVEPQSLHGFVGPNGAGKTTTLKIICTLLRPQAGKVEVFGNDVVASVKEIRKRIGFMPDHFSTYRQMTVFEYLDFFGAAYGLSLEQRDQVINDVLTLTDMDGRKDSLISGLSRGMQQRVSLARVLVNDPDLLLLDEPASGLDPRARIELMEILQELKRMGKTIFISSHILSELAELCDSVTIIDRGKVKYSGTMDGLLTHEQEHPCYKLTLESEVEGLVESLENEPGVMEVEKTDRPRELRISFDASLTTTGNLLSKIIELQGEIESFQRDKKHLNQAFLDLTEQGVR; encoded by the coding sequence ATGACTGAGCCGATTTTTAGTCAACCTGTGATTGATATTAAAAATATATCACATTCCTTTAAAGGTCATCGCGCTTTGCAGGGAGTGAGTTTTCAAGTCGAACCCCAGTCTTTACATGGATTTGTAGGGCCTAACGGTGCAGGAAAAACGACTACGCTAAAAATTATCTGTACTTTATTACGCCCTCAGGCTGGCAAAGTGGAAGTGTTTGGAAATGATGTGGTCGCATCTGTAAAAGAAATTCGTAAACGCATTGGTTTTATGCCTGACCACTTTAGTACATATCGCCAGATGACGGTATTTGAATACCTGGACTTTTTTGGGGCGGCGTATGGATTGAGTTTGGAGCAGCGCGATCAGGTAATCAATGATGTATTGACGTTAACAGATATGGACGGTCGGAAAGATTCGCTGATCAGCGGATTATCACGGGGAATGCAGCAACGCGTCAGCTTAGCGCGTGTCTTAGTGAATGACCCCGATTTATTATTGCTGGATGAGCCAGCCTCAGGGCTCGATCCTCGTGCGCGTATTGAACTGATGGAAATCTTACAGGAACTGAAACGGATGGGAAAAACGATTTTTATCAGTTCTCATATCCTGAGTGAGTTGGCCGAGCTCTGTGATAGTGTCACTATTATTGATCGTGGAAAAGTGAAATACAGTGGTACGATGGATGGGTTACTAACGCATGAGCAGGAGCATCCCTGCTATAAGCTGACATTGGAATCTGAAGTGGAAGGCTTAGTCGAATCTTTAGAAAACGAGCCAGGTGTGATGGAAGTAGAAAAAACAGACCGCCCCCGCGAGCTGCGAATTTCGTTTGATGCAAGCCTTACCACAACAGGCAATCTATTATCAAAAATTATTGAATTACAAGGAGAAATTGAAAGCTTCCAAAGGGACAAAAAGCATTTGAATCAGGCATTTTTAGATTTAACAGAGCAGGGAGTTCGTTAA
- a CDS encoding hydroxypyruvate isomerase family protein → MRSEISRRKLLQNSGVIAATALGWGTQRSIAGENKEPQPLKGNINQSVVHWCFKKYWDLEKTAQVASQLGMKSVELTPAENWKTLKKHGLTCAIASSHGFKKGFNNPEHWDQCIEILRKRIDECAAGGVKSVITFTGMRDGKINDEEGAKNCVAGLKKIIGHAEKKKVNVCLEMLNSRDDSHPMKGHPGYQGDKTEYCIDIIKQIGSPRMKLLFDIYHVQIMDGDVIRRIRQHKDYIGHVHTAGNPGRGELDQKQEINYPPIMQALQEIGYQGFVGQEFIPTRDPYQGLKQAVELCDV, encoded by the coding sequence ATGAGATCAGAAATCAGTCGTAGAAAGCTTTTACAAAATTCAGGTGTCATTGCTGCCACTGCTTTGGGATGGGGTACTCAGCGTTCAATTGCCGGTGAGAATAAAGAACCGCAACCTCTGAAAGGAAATATTAACCAGTCGGTGGTGCACTGGTGCTTCAAAAAATATTGGGATCTTGAAAAAACAGCGCAGGTTGCGAGTCAACTTGGAATGAAAAGTGTGGAATTAACTCCGGCTGAAAATTGGAAAACACTTAAGAAACATGGTCTGACTTGTGCAATCGCTTCCAGTCATGGGTTCAAAAAAGGGTTTAATAATCCCGAACATTGGGATCAATGCATCGAAATTCTGCGGAAACGAATTGATGAATGTGCTGCGGGAGGTGTCAAGAGTGTGATCACATTTACTGGCATGCGAGATGGTAAAATTAATGATGAAGAAGGAGCCAAAAACTGTGTTGCCGGTTTGAAGAAAATCATTGGGCATGCAGAGAAGAAAAAAGTGAATGTTTGTTTGGAAATGTTAAATTCACGTGATGATAGCCATCCCATGAAAGGTCATCCTGGTTACCAGGGGGATAAGACCGAATATTGTATCGATATCATCAAGCAAATTGGTTCTCCACGGATGAAACTTTTGTTTGATATTTATCACGTTCAAATCATGGATGGTGACGTTATTCGCCGAATACGGCAACATAAAGATTATATTGGTCACGTTCACACTGCTGGAAATCCCGGGAGAGGTGAATTAGACCAGAAACAAGAGATTAACTATCCTCCGATCATGCAAGCTCTACAAGAAATTGGATACCAGGGTTTTGTCGGTCAAGAGTTTATCCCAACACGAGATCCCTATCAGGGACTAAAGCAGGCTGTTGAACTTTGTGACGTGTAA
- the leuB gene encoding 3-isopropylmalate dehydrogenase, whose protein sequence is MEARITLLPGDGIGPEIVAEAKRVLDTIAEKYSHQFETPSCPMGGNAIDEFGDPLPPQTLETCKASQAILLGAVGGPKWDDPSAKTRPEAGLLQIRKELGLFANLRPIKPYSELLDASPLKREIIEGTDILFFRELTGGIYFGESGRMEHPDGEKAFSVMTYTTSEIARIVRLAAESARNRGGKLTSVDKANVLEVSRLWRQVAADVVKNEFPDIEYEVVLVDAMAMHLISRPSDFDVVVTGNMFGDILTDEGSMLPGSLGLLPSASLGESGPGLYEPIHGSAPDIAGQGIANPLATILATAMLLRHSLQLETEAKAVESAVDRVLAAGHRTADIAAGGNPISTSEMGSFVLQELLA, encoded by the coding sequence GTGGAAGCTCGGATTACATTATTACCCGGTGATGGAATTGGGCCTGAGATCGTAGCGGAAGCCAAACGCGTTCTGGATACAATTGCTGAAAAATACAGCCATCAATTTGAGACGCCCTCCTGTCCAATGGGTGGAAATGCCATTGATGAGTTTGGTGATCCCCTGCCTCCACAAACTTTAGAAACTTGTAAAGCATCACAGGCAATCCTCCTGGGAGCAGTCGGCGGTCCCAAATGGGATGACCCCTCTGCCAAAACCCGTCCTGAAGCCGGGTTACTACAAATTCGAAAAGAGTTAGGCCTTTTCGCAAATTTAAGACCCATTAAACCTTATAGCGAGTTACTCGATGCTTCTCCGCTAAAACGGGAAATCATTGAGGGGACAGACATCCTGTTTTTCCGCGAATTAACCGGGGGAATTTACTTTGGTGAGTCGGGAAGAATGGAGCACCCTGATGGAGAAAAAGCGTTTAGTGTGATGACTTACACTACCTCGGAAATTGCGCGCATTGTGCGTCTCGCGGCTGAGTCTGCACGAAACCGTGGTGGTAAATTGACATCCGTTGATAAAGCGAATGTTCTGGAAGTTTCCCGTCTCTGGCGTCAGGTAGCGGCAGACGTCGTCAAAAACGAGTTCCCCGATATTGAATATGAAGTTGTGCTCGTCGATGCGATGGCAATGCATTTAATCTCCCGCCCCTCCGATTTTGATGTCGTGGTTACCGGTAACATGTTTGGGGATATCCTGACTGACGAAGGATCGATGTTGCCAGGTTCGTTAGGACTTCTCCCCTCTGCCTCATTGGGAGAATCCGGCCCCGGTTTGTATGAGCCGATTCATGGTTCAGCGCCTGATATTGCGGGACAAGGCATCGCCAATCCATTAGCCACCATCCTGGCGACTGCCATGTTACTACGTCATTCATTGCAATTAGAAACAGAAGCAAAAGCTGTGGAAAGTGCCGTAGACCGAGTTCTCGCAGCGGGGCACCGAACCGCCGATATCGCCGCAGGCGGAAACCCGATCTCAACCAGTGAAATGGGAAGTTTTGTACTCCAGGAACTTTTAGCCTGA
- a CDS encoding excinuclease ABC subunit UvrA, with the protein MSNQNESYIRIRGARCHNLKNINVDLPHNQLTVVTGVSGSGKSSLVFDTIHSEGQRRFIENMSPGTRQLLSQMQPADVDQISGLPPTISIDQVQRSQSRRSTLATMTELYDYFRLLYAQLGTVYCSQCEQPLHQQSAEQIVDLILKLEQRQKVMILSPLIKAKKGEHTALLNKIAKEGFVRARVDGVVIDVAQPPELQENDYHDIEIIIDRIIVKEGINARLKESVDLALKHGNGTCIVSQEMESGWSDRFLSTRLACGRCSLSFPDPEPRSFSFNSPYGACQLCQGLGVIEDDSDKEQTCPECQGARINTYSRSVKISGSSIDQIMSQTAPGVLTWVETWENNELKSYTTKDQEIASQMIPAIKNRLEYLCEIGLGYIGLARSTRTLSGGEHQRARLAACLGSGSTGACYILDEPTVGLHASETEKLLQILNRLKQSGNTVVVVEHDLDVVLACDFLLDLGPQAGEQGGEIVASGTYQQVIQNTKSFTARALNTKFQFNRSNTPDKDDIDEEIVLTGARFHNLKDVTFKVPLQKLVCVTGVSGCGKSSLVMDTLVPALQNAIKGSHDQSLEYLSLEGADQLQHVRKIDQSPIGRSGRSNPATFCGVWDEIRKLFAKTKIARIRGYTARRFSFNAKEGRCAICQGQGFRRIDLQFLPDIYLPCRECKTKRFNRQTLSVKYRGKSVSDLLEMSIDEATTFFDQIPKVSKVLRTLKETGLGYLALGQPSTMLSGGEAQRLKLATELAIGSTGNTLLVLDEPTRGLHAADIDRLLNLLRRLLQQNHSVLMIEHHPQVIFAADWIVDLGPEGGEAGGQIIDEGTPEEIALREAGPTGRMLNRAL; encoded by the coding sequence ATGTCGAATCAAAATGAGAGTTATATCCGAATTCGGGGCGCACGCTGCCATAACCTCAAAAATATCAATGTGGATCTACCCCATAATCAACTGACTGTCGTGACTGGGGTGAGTGGGAGTGGGAAAAGTAGCCTGGTATTTGATACGATTCATAGCGAAGGTCAACGGCGTTTTATCGAAAATATGTCTCCTGGTACACGCCAGTTGTTAAGCCAGATGCAACCAGCTGACGTTGATCAAATTAGTGGATTGCCGCCTACCATTAGTATTGATCAAGTGCAACGATCGCAATCCCGCCGAAGCACTCTGGCGACGATGACCGAGCTGTATGATTATTTTCGTTTGCTTTACGCGCAGCTGGGGACCGTCTATTGCAGTCAGTGTGAACAGCCACTTCACCAGCAGTCTGCAGAACAGATTGTCGATTTGATTCTCAAGTTAGAACAACGACAGAAAGTGATGATTCTTTCTCCGCTGATTAAAGCGAAAAAAGGAGAACATACCGCGCTTTTAAATAAAATAGCAAAAGAAGGATTCGTTCGCGCCAGAGTCGATGGTGTTGTCATTGATGTGGCCCAACCACCAGAGCTCCAGGAAAATGATTACCATGACATTGAAATCATTATTGACCGGATCATTGTCAAGGAAGGAATAAATGCGCGCCTTAAAGAGTCTGTTGATCTCGCTTTAAAACATGGTAATGGTACCTGTATTGTCAGTCAGGAAATGGAGAGTGGGTGGTCAGACCGTTTTTTGAGTACAAGACTCGCTTGTGGAAGATGTAGCCTCAGTTTTCCCGATCCCGAGCCGAGAAGTTTTAGTTTTAATAGCCCTTATGGCGCATGCCAACTCTGTCAGGGACTCGGAGTAATTGAAGACGACTCAGATAAGGAACAAACCTGTCCCGAATGTCAGGGAGCCCGAATCAATACCTATAGCCGTTCGGTGAAAATAAGCGGGAGCTCAATTGATCAAATCATGAGTCAAACCGCTCCTGGAGTTTTAACATGGGTAGAGACTTGGGAAAACAATGAATTGAAGTCATATACTACGAAAGATCAGGAAATTGCCAGCCAGATGATACCAGCGATTAAGAATCGATTAGAGTATCTTTGCGAAATTGGCCTGGGATATATCGGATTAGCTCGTTCTACCCGCACTTTATCGGGGGGCGAACATCAACGAGCCCGATTAGCAGCTTGTCTCGGTTCTGGTTCGACGGGGGCCTGTTATATTCTCGATGAGCCGACCGTTGGTTTACATGCCAGTGAAACAGAGAAGCTGCTCCAGATTCTGAACAGACTGAAACAATCTGGAAATACGGTTGTAGTTGTCGAGCACGATTTAGATGTCGTCCTCGCATGCGATTTTCTGCTTGATCTTGGTCCACAGGCAGGAGAGCAGGGAGGCGAAATCGTTGCCAGCGGCACTTATCAGCAGGTTATTCAAAACACAAAATCCTTTACAGCACGCGCTTTAAATACCAAATTTCAGTTTAATCGTTCCAATACGCCAGATAAAGATGACATTGATGAGGAGATCGTTCTGACTGGTGCCCGATTTCATAACTTAAAAGATGTCACTTTTAAAGTTCCATTACAGAAACTGGTTTGTGTTACCGGGGTCAGCGGTTGTGGGAAAAGCTCACTTGTAATGGACACTTTAGTTCCCGCTTTACAAAATGCAATAAAGGGAAGCCACGATCAGTCTTTGGAGTATTTGTCGTTGGAAGGAGCGGATCAACTCCAGCATGTCAGAAAAATTGATCAATCTCCGATTGGAAGAAGCGGCCGATCAAATCCCGCCACTTTTTGTGGTGTCTGGGACGAAATACGTAAACTATTTGCAAAAACAAAAATAGCTCGAATACGTGGCTATACTGCCAGACGCTTTAGTTTTAATGCAAAAGAAGGGCGTTGTGCCATTTGTCAGGGGCAAGGTTTTCGTCGCATCGATTTACAATTCCTTCCCGACATTTATTTACCCTGTCGCGAATGTAAAACGAAGCGATTTAATCGACAGACATTATCTGTAAAGTACCGAGGAAAATCTGTCAGTGATCTATTGGAAATGTCGATTGATGAAGCGACCACTTTTTTTGATCAAATTCCCAAAGTCAGTAAAGTCTTACGAACTCTCAAAGAAACTGGTTTGGGTTACCTCGCATTAGGACAACCTTCGACGATGCTCTCAGGAGGCGAAGCCCAAAGGCTGAAATTGGCAACGGAATTAGCCATAGGGAGTACCGGGAATACACTTTTAGTTCTGGATGAACCAACGCGAGGGCTACATGCAGCAGATATTGACCGATTATTGAATCTATTGCGACGATTACTCCAACAAAATCATTCCGTTTTGATGATTGAGCATCATCCACAGGTCATATTCGCAGCAGATTGGATTGTTGATCTCGGCCCTGAAGGAGGAGAAGCAGGCGGGCAGATTATTGATGAAGGGACTCCTGAGGAGATTGCCTTGCGAGAAGCAGGACCGACAGGCCGGATGCTAAATCGTGCTTTGTAG
- a CDS encoding winged helix-turn-helix domain-containing protein, which yields MSVEIESHEVESIGVVAGVVWEYLSENEPVTLSKLSREIDAPRDLVMQAVGWLGREGKIQFHKGTRSKLISLVNE from the coding sequence ATGTCTGTGGAAATTGAATCCCATGAAGTTGAAAGCATTGGTGTTGTAGCAGGAGTTGTCTGGGAATATTTAAGTGAAAACGAACCAGTTACATTAAGTAAATTATCGCGCGAAATCGATGCACCGCGCGATCTTGTGATGCAAGCTGTAGGCTGGCTTGGCAGAGAAGGAAAAATTCAATTCCATAAAGGCACGCGGAGTAAACTCATATCGCTTGTGAATGAATAG